From one Shewanella sp. GD04112 genomic stretch:
- a CDS encoding spore maturation protein, whose protein sequence is MLNRVWLVFFLTSLLAMAVQLFNGHIEVLANAVEAMFASAKLAAEIALGLVGVLSLWMGLMRIGEKAGVVGAIAFVFEPLLRRLMPEVPKGHPAFGSMTMNLTANVFGLDNAATPLGLKAMQDLQSLNPVKTVATNAQILFLVLNTSSVTLVPVTVFLYRAQQGAAAPADIFLPILLATSASTLAGLLIVAVVQRLSLLNAVVLGYGAVLLSALVASGFYLMTLTADAIGTVSTALGNGVLLLLVFSFVLVAGVRKVAIYDEFIEGAKAGFNQSIQLIPYLLAMLLAIGLLRASGALDYLLQLIASGVSLFGFDTRFVDAMPTALMKPFSGSGARAMMLETMAHHGVDSFAGRLAAIFQGSTETTFYVLAVYFGSVGIRHGRHALACGLTADFAGICAAIAVCYWFYG, encoded by the coding sequence GTGCTAAATCGGGTGTGGTTAGTGTTTTTTCTCACATCGCTGCTGGCGATGGCGGTACAGCTTTTCAATGGGCATATAGAGGTGCTTGCCAACGCGGTAGAGGCCATGTTTGCCAGCGCTAAACTCGCCGCTGAAATCGCCTTAGGCTTAGTGGGCGTTTTGTCCCTGTGGATGGGATTAATGCGAATTGGTGAAAAGGCAGGCGTTGTTGGGGCGATTGCCTTTGTGTTTGAGCCGCTGCTGCGCCGCTTAATGCCCGAAGTGCCCAAGGGGCACCCCGCATTTGGCAGTATGACGATGAACTTAACGGCCAACGTGTTTGGACTTGATAATGCCGCCACGCCATTGGGGCTTAAGGCAATGCAGGATTTGCAGAGTCTAAATCCGGTCAAAACCGTCGCAACCAATGCACAAATTCTATTTTTAGTGCTCAATACCTCCTCGGTGACCTTAGTTCCTGTCACTGTGTTTTTGTACCGTGCCCAACAGGGCGCCGCCGCACCTGCGGACATTTTTTTACCCATTCTGCTCGCCACGTCTGCCTCAACCTTAGCGGGGCTTCTGATCGTCGCTGTTGTGCAGCGGCTTTCACTGCTCAATGCCGTGGTGCTCGGATATGGCGCAGTGCTGCTGTCAGCATTAGTCGCCAGTGGTTTTTATTTGATGACCTTAACCGCAGACGCCATTGGCACAGTGTCGACCGCCTTGGGCAACGGGGTATTGCTACTGTTAGTCTTCAGTTTTGTGCTGGTGGCTGGCGTGCGAAAAGTGGCGATTTATGATGAGTTTATCGAAGGCGCCAAGGCGGGGTTTAACCAATCGATTCAACTGATCCCGTATCTTCTAGCCATGCTGCTGGCGATTGGCTTACTCAGGGCGTCGGGCGCCTTGGATTACCTGCTGCAACTGATTGCCAGTGGCGTGAGTCTTTTCGGGTTTGATACTCGTTTTGTCGATGCAATGCCAACCGCATTAATGAAGCCTTTTAGCGGTTCGGGCGCGCGGGCTATGATGCTCGAAACCATGGCGCACCATGGTGTGGACTCCTTTGCGGGGCGCTTGGCGGCGATTTTCCAAGGGAGTACTGAAACAACTTTCTATGTGCTGGCAGTTTACTTTGGCTCTGTTGGGATCCGTCACGGGCGTCATGCGCTCGCCTGTGGTTTAACGGCCGATTTTGCAGGGATCTGCGCCGCGATTGCGGTCTGTTATTGGTTCTATGGCTAA
- a CDS encoding MlaD family protein — translation MTQIESPKVVKKKLFSPIWLLPIVALALGAWLGIKSIKESGIEIQIHFPSATGIDVGKTLVKYQGLTVGKVKDIGIDEDLKGVNVKVMMDYRAKPFLNKETLFWLVTPKASITGVEGLDALFSGNYIAIQPGKGNAATFFEAERQPPPMQVGSEGVMIELTADKLGSLDVGSPVFFRQIPVGSVVSYRLDGNARVIISAFIQEQYARLVKKNSHFWNVSGVKVDASLAGIKVNTESLASILAGGVSFSSDDKAPAAQNGDSFALYDSETSALGGIEVSLTMNDGNAIDKGTRIVYRGITIGTLQSKQLTATGVTAVAKFEPEYANLLTSDGLFWLEGADISLSGIKNPERLLTGSVINFLPGTNANTALPSSFALEESAPDLLKAKKRQLTITSTENMGLTAGAEVRYKQLPIGQVLAVKLTKDLSAVEYQLELQPEFASLVRSDSYFIPESALSIDASLDGVSVKTRDMATLTKGAVSLIPGISDTPLAANTRLSLFSSMDEAKQFFARQQRLYFTLTSVDGADVSQGSPIYYKKMQIGSVESVNWQSKTEDFAIKIAIDKQFQPLVQKPKVFWRNSAVDVSASLAGIDVAVAPLQGALKGSISLGLLDSSTTEPNATLKLYESKQLALAQAQAIKLTLPASAKLAAKAAIRYQGHQVGEVTQVKLNADLATLTATAYLYGDYAEHFSRSDTEYHMVDAQISLAGIKSPETLITGPYIGVLPGKSNQKASQFQAKLVESSYANVAEDALKFTLEDSNLGSMKVGTPIFFRGIKVGQIDGYSLSSQGNSVLMQAHIEPQYSHLVNQSSQFWDASGIKVDVGIFSGAQIEAGSLETLLAGGINVATKETTQAGNRLNQGTVIPLQHKAQSEWQEWAPAQ, via the coding sequence ATGACACAAATTGAATCGCCAAAAGTTGTGAAGAAAAAACTCTTTTCGCCGATTTGGCTGCTCCCGATTGTGGCGCTCGCACTCGGCGCATGGCTGGGCATTAAGAGCATCAAAGAATCGGGCATTGAAATTCAGATCCACTTCCCCAGCGCCACGGGGATCGATGTGGGCAAAACCTTAGTCAAATACCAAGGTCTTACTGTCGGTAAGGTAAAGGACATTGGTATCGATGAAGATCTTAAAGGCGTAAACGTCAAAGTCATGATGGACTATCGCGCTAAGCCTTTCTTAAATAAAGAAACCCTCTTTTGGTTAGTCACCCCAAAAGCGAGCATCACGGGTGTTGAAGGCTTAGATGCGCTGTTTTCGGGTAACTATATCGCGATTCAACCCGGTAAAGGCAATGCCGCCACCTTCTTTGAGGCTGAGCGTCAACCACCACCGATGCAGGTGGGCTCAGAAGGGGTAATGATTGAACTGACGGCCGATAAACTCGGCTCGTTAGACGTGGGTTCACCAGTGTTCTTTCGTCAGATCCCTGTCGGCAGCGTGGTCAGCTATCGTTTAGACGGCAACGCCAGAGTCATTATCAGCGCCTTTATCCAAGAGCAATATGCGCGTTTAGTGAAGAAAAACTCTCACTTTTGGAACGTTTCCGGCGTGAAAGTCGACGCCAGTTTAGCGGGTATTAAAGTCAACACTGAGAGCTTGGCTTCCATTCTGGCGGGCGGCGTGAGTTTCAGCTCTGATGATAAAGCACCTGCGGCACAAAATGGTGACAGTTTTGCCCTCTATGATTCCGAAACCAGCGCCCTTGGTGGAATTGAAGTGAGCCTGACCATGAACGATGGCAACGCGATTGATAAAGGCACTCGCATTGTGTATCGCGGCATCACCATTGGTACTCTGCAGAGCAAACAACTCACCGCAACCGGCGTGACTGCGGTGGCAAAATTTGAGCCTGAATACGCCAACCTGTTAACCAGTGACGGACTGTTTTGGCTTGAAGGCGCGGATATTTCGCTCTCTGGGATCAAAAACCCCGAGCGTTTACTCACGGGAAGCGTGATTAATTTCTTACCCGGCACCAATGCCAATACGGCGCTGCCAAGCAGTTTTGCCCTGGAAGAATCGGCGCCCGATCTATTGAAGGCCAAAAAACGTCAGCTTACTATCACCTCAACTGAAAACATGGGCCTCACCGCAGGTGCGGAAGTGCGTTACAAGCAGCTGCCTATCGGTCAGGTGCTGGCGGTGAAATTAACCAAAGATCTGTCGGCCGTTGAATATCAACTCGAGCTGCAGCCTGAGTTTGCCAGCTTAGTTCGCAGTGACAGCTATTTTATCCCCGAGTCGGCGCTGAGTATCGATGCCTCACTCGATGGGGTGTCGGTGAAAACCCGCGATATGGCGACCCTCACCAAAGGGGCCGTGAGTCTTATCCCAGGAATCAGCGACACACCGCTTGCGGCAAATACTCGCCTGTCACTCTTTAGCTCAATGGATGAAGCAAAACAGTTTTTTGCTCGGCAGCAACGTCTGTACTTTACCCTTACCAGCGTAGATGGCGCCGATGTCAGCCAAGGCTCACCGATTTACTATAAAAAAATGCAAATCGGCAGTGTGGAGTCAGTCAACTGGCAGAGCAAAACCGAAGACTTTGCGATTAAAATCGCTATCGATAAGCAGTTCCAACCCTTAGTGCAAAAACCTAAAGTGTTTTGGCGTAATAGTGCCGTGGATGTCAGCGCCAGTCTTGCGGGTATTGATGTCGCCGTCGCGCCACTCCAGGGCGCGTTAAAAGGCAGCATCAGCTTAGGTTTGTTAGATAGTTCAACGACTGAGCCTAATGCGACACTTAAACTATACGAAAGCAAACAGCTCGCCTTAGCGCAGGCTCAAGCCATCAAACTCACCTTACCCGCCTCAGCGAAATTGGCAGCCAAAGCCGCCATTCGTTACCAAGGCCATCAGGTGGGTGAAGTGACACAAGTGAAGCTCAATGCCGACTTAGCCACTCTCACGGCCACCGCCTATCTTTACGGCGACTATGCCGAGCACTTCAGCCGCAGTGATACTGAGTATCATATGGTTGATGCGCAAATCTCCTTAGCGGGGATCAAATCGCCAGAAACCTTAATCACTGGGCCTTATATTGGTGTGTTACCGGGTAAGAGCAACCAAAAGGCGAGTCAATTCCAGGCTAAATTGGTTGAGAGCAGCTATGCCAACGTGGCCGAAGATGCGCTTAAGTTTACCTTAGAAGATAGCAACCTTGGCTCGATGAAAGTCGGCACGCCCATCTTCTTCCGTGGCATTAAAGTCGGCCAAATCGATGGTTATAGCCTGTCGTCTCAAGGCAACAGCGTGCTAATGCAAGCACATATTGAGCCGCAGTACAGTCACTTAGTGAATCAGAGCAGCCAGTTCTGGGACGCTTCGGGCATCAAAGTCGATGTGGGAATTTTCTCTGGTGCACAAATTGAAGCCGGTTCGCTCGAAACCCTATTAGCGGGCGGGATTAATGTCGCGACTAAGGAAACGACGCAAGCAGGTAATCGCTTAAACCAAGGCACTGTGATCCCGTTGCAACACAAAGCCCAGAGCGAATGGCAGGAATGGGCTCCAGCCCAGTAG
- a CDS encoding paraquat-inducible protein A, protein MQQQGKDLGLCLCRVCRQLNSSDNSHCSRCEAELHVRDHSSLQKSWALLITAAILLVPANLYPITMLTNQGQVRHDTIFSGIIHLVHSDMLPIAIIVFIASILVPWVKIIGLATYLCAISFNLPISKKKLMVGFHVIEWIGRWSMLDLFVISLTVALVNMGQLLDAKPAPAATAFALVILLTQLAAKVLDTRLLWDRLEPQDDTN, encoded by the coding sequence ATGCAGCAACAGGGAAAAGACTTAGGCCTGTGCCTGTGCAGGGTGTGCCGGCAGCTCAATAGCAGTGACAATAGCCACTGCAGTCGCTGCGAGGCCGAGCTCCATGTCCGTGATCACAGCAGCTTACAAAAAAGTTGGGCGCTGCTGATCACCGCCGCCATTTTGTTGGTTCCCGCCAACCTCTACCCTATTACAATGCTCACCAATCAGGGGCAAGTGCGCCACGATACGATTTTTTCGGGGATTATCCATTTAGTGCATTCGGATATGTTGCCCATCGCCATTATTGTGTTTATTGCCAGTATTTTAGTGCCTTGGGTGAAAATTATCGGTTTGGCCACTTACCTCTGTGCCATCAGTTTTAATCTGCCGATTTCGAAAAAGAAACTCATGGTGGGATTTCATGTGATTGAGTGGATTGGCCGTTGGTCAATGCTCGATTTGTTTGTGATCTCCTTGACGGTTGCCCTCGTCAATATGGGGCAATTACTCGATGCAAAGCCTGCACCTGCGGCCACGGCGTTTGCATTGGTGATTTTACTGACTCAACTTGCCGCAAAAGTTTTAGACACTCGTTTACTCTGGGATCGATTGGAACCTCAAGATGACACAAATTGA
- a CDS encoding paraquat-inducible protein A translates to MHENTAENSVILCRSCDLAVRKRALPTGVRALCPRCSTALYDTPYCSVNGMLALCITALVFYFPANFFPVLEIHFLGSIRTTTVFQGAFAVFDQGYWVVGLAVLAAAVIGPGLLILSILSQILIVKWGLGSPFWRRSLKQLLKLQGLLSQLTMLEIYVISFLVSSFQLSDFSDIYFGMGTFCFTMLFLVTLFLQREYDIEHMWSLLMQERH, encoded by the coding sequence ATGCATGAAAATACAGCAGAAAACTCTGTAATCCTCTGTCGTTCCTGCGACTTAGCCGTTCGAAAGCGCGCCTTACCTACGGGTGTTAGGGCGTTATGCCCGCGCTGCAGCACCGCACTTTATGACACACCATACTGCTCGGTAAACGGCATGTTAGCGCTGTGTATTACCGCGCTGGTGTTCTATTTCCCCGCCAATTTTTTCCCGGTGCTCGAAATCCACTTTTTGGGTAGCATTCGCACCACTACAGTGTTTCAGGGCGCCTTTGCGGTGTTCGACCAAGGTTATTGGGTCGTGGGATTAGCCGTGCTCGCCGCCGCCGTGATTGGCCCGGGGTTATTGATCCTGTCGATCCTTAGTCAGATTTTGATCGTCAAATGGGGACTGGGCAGTCCGTTTTGGCGCCGCAGCCTCAAACAGTTGTTAAAGCTGCAAGGGCTGCTATCCCAGCTCACCATGCTGGAGATTTATGTGATTAGCTTTTTGGTGTCATCATTTCAGTTATCTGATTTCTCGGATATTTACTTCGGTATGGGCACCTTCTGCTTCACCATGCTTTTTTTAGTCACCCTGTTTTTACAGCGTGAATACGATATTGAGCATATGTGGAGTCTTCTCATGCAGGAGCGACACTAA
- a CDS encoding YebG family protein — MAVITQFVVVREGVEKMTFTSKKEADAYDKMLDIADNLIPFIQKAQLGIDETVSEQLAFYFANNKDELTNLLKGVVQVNSTPSKQNVAKKAPKKDDAAE, encoded by the coding sequence ATGGCAGTTATTACACAGTTTGTCGTGGTAAGAGAAGGGGTGGAGAAGATGACATTTACATCGAAAAAGGAGGCTGACGCCTACGATAAGATGCTCGACATCGCCGATAACCTCATTCCATTTATTCAAAAAGCGCAGCTCGGAATTGATGAAACCGTGAGCGAACAGCTCGCATTCTATTTTGCTAACAATAAAGATGAGCTGACAAACTTGCTTAAAGGCGTGGTTCAAGTTAATAGTACGCCATCAAAACAAAATGTAGCGAAAAAAGCGCCTAAGAAGGACGACGCTGCCGAATAA
- a CDS encoding GAF domain-containing protein, whose amino-acid sequence MKPQFYESLNRQALALLEGEDDLVAAMANFSALLNDNLTELNWVGFYVMRGEQLVLGPFQGKVACTRIPMGKGVCGTAAQTNQTQRVADVHQFDGHIACDSASNSEIVIPVRADGKVVAVLDIDSPIFDRFDEEDQKGLELLVKSFENCLFA is encoded by the coding sequence ATGAAACCGCAATTTTATGAGTCACTGAATCGTCAAGCGCTGGCCTTACTCGAGGGCGAGGATGATTTAGTGGCTGCCATGGCTAACTTTTCTGCTTTGCTAAACGATAACCTAACCGAACTGAACTGGGTGGGGTTTTACGTGATGCGTGGCGAACAGCTGGTGTTGGGTCCTTTCCAAGGTAAAGTGGCCTGTACCCGTATTCCAATGGGTAAGGGCGTGTGCGGTACCGCCGCGCAAACCAATCAGACGCAGCGCGTCGCCGATGTGCATCAATTTGATGGTCATATCGCCTGCGATTCAGCCAGTAATTCTGAAATTGTTATCCCAGTGCGCGCCGATGGTAAGGTTGTGGCCGTGCTGGATATCGATAGTCCTATTTTTGACCGCTTCGATGAAGAAGACCAAAAGGGCTTGGAATTATTGGTAAAAAGCTTCGAAAACTGCCTATTTGCTTAA